A stretch of the Ochrobactrum sp. BTU1 genome encodes the following:
- the recF gene encoding DNA replication/repair protein RecF encodes MSISEPIISRPDRVSVRRLKLSDFRNYTELTLPLGPGHVVLTGENGSGKTNLIEAVSFLSPGRGLRRASYDDVARTSGHDGFAIHASLDCMIYGDAEIGTGTAGGGEGGRKVRINSNAASGDELLDYARILWVVPSMDGLFTGGASDRRRFLDRMVLAIDTGHGKRVLDYEKAMRSRNRLLSDGNSDNQWLDAIESQMAELGIAIAAARSEAMRLIAAMIERLPAEGPFPKADCFLEGTLEQRIGLEAALDLEEDFRRTMRDGRARDRAAGRTLEGPHRTDLIVQHRPKSMPAALCSTGEQKALLIGLILAHARLTGELSGMAPILLLDEIAAHLDTGRRAALFGILDDLGGQAFMTGTDRSLFEALEGDAQFFNVAGGELTRL; translated from the coding sequence GTGAGCATTTCTGAACCCATTATAAGCCGTCCGGATCGAGTCTCGGTCCGGCGGCTTAAACTTTCTGATTTCCGCAACTACACGGAACTCACGCTCCCGCTTGGTCCCGGCCATGTGGTGCTGACAGGTGAAAACGGTTCAGGCAAAACCAACCTCATTGAAGCCGTTTCCTTTCTGTCGCCGGGCAGGGGGCTGCGCCGTGCTTCCTATGATGACGTGGCTCGCACCAGCGGCCATGATGGCTTTGCCATTCATGCTTCGCTTGATTGTATGATCTATGGTGATGCTGAAATCGGCACCGGCACAGCGGGCGGTGGTGAAGGCGGCCGCAAAGTCCGCATCAATAGCAATGCTGCATCCGGTGACGAACTTCTCGATTATGCGCGCATTCTCTGGGTGGTGCCGTCAATGGACGGTCTATTTACCGGTGGCGCATCGGACAGGCGGCGCTTTCTTGACCGCATGGTGCTGGCAATCGATACCGGCCACGGCAAGCGCGTGCTGGATTATGAGAAGGCCATGCGCTCGCGCAATCGGCTGCTGAGCGATGGTAACAGCGACAATCAGTGGCTCGATGCGATTGAAAGCCAGATGGCTGAGCTTGGCATTGCCATAGCGGCGGCCCGCTCAGAGGCCATGCGGCTGATCGCTGCGATGATTGAACGCCTGCCTGCTGAAGGTCCTTTTCCCAAGGCAGACTGCTTTCTTGAAGGAACACTTGAGCAGCGCATTGGTCTTGAAGCAGCGCTTGATCTTGAAGAAGATTTTCGGCGCACAATGCGAGACGGTCGTGCCCGGGATCGCGCTGCAGGACGCACGCTTGAAGGCCCGCATCGCACGGATCTGATTGTGCAGCATCGGCCAAAATCCATGCCCGCTGCCCTTTGTTCCACCGGCGAGCAGAAGGCACTGCTGATCGGGCTTATTCTGGCTCATGCAAGGCTGACGGGCGAGCTTTCGGGCATGGCACCGATTTTGTTGCTTGATGAAATCGCGGCCCATCTCGATACCGGACGCCGCGCGGCTTTATTTGGTATTCTCGATGATCTTGGCGGACAGGCTTTCATGACCGGCACCGACCGTTCACTGTTTGAAGCTCTTGAAGGGGATGCGCAGTTTTTCAATGTTGCTGGGGGCGAACTCACCAGACTTTGA
- a CDS encoding molybdopterin-synthase adenylyltransferase MoeB, with the protein MNAPSKPFSSEELERYARHIVLPEIGGPGQQQLKAARVLVVGAGGLGAPVLQYLAAAGIGTLGLVDDDTVSLSNLQRQVIHDTESVGQSKVASATASIARINPHVKVEGHALRLNSENAQALISQYDVVVDGSDNFTTRYALADASALAERPLVSGAMGRFDGTVTVLMPYAKGADGAPNPSYRDLFPDMPPPGAVPTCAEAGVLGVLPGVIGNLQAMEVIKLITGIGEPLVGRLLLYNALNVRFETIRYKARKPK; encoded by the coding sequence ATGAACGCACCATCAAAGCCCTTTTCATCCGAAGAATTAGAGCGCTATGCGCGCCATATTGTGCTGCCGGAAATCGGCGGGCCTGGACAGCAGCAGCTGAAAGCTGCCCGTGTGCTCGTGGTGGGAGCTGGCGGACTCGGTGCGCCGGTTCTGCAATATCTGGCCGCAGCTGGTATCGGAACACTTGGCCTTGTCGATGACGATACGGTGTCGTTGTCGAACCTGCAGAGACAGGTAATCCACGACACTGAGAGCGTTGGTCAGAGCAAGGTTGCAAGTGCGACGGCTTCGATTGCTCGTATCAATCCGCATGTGAAGGTCGAAGGCCACGCATTGCGCCTCAACAGTGAAAATGCACAAGCCCTGATCAGCCAATATGATGTTGTTGTTGATGGCTCTGATAACTTTACGACACGTTATGCACTCGCAGATGCAAGCGCTTTGGCAGAGCGACCACTGGTCTCAGGTGCAATGGGGCGCTTTGACGGCACGGTCACTGTGCTTATGCCTTATGCAAAGGGCGCAGATGGAGCGCCTAATCCTTCCTATCGTGATCTGTTTCCGGATATGCCGCCGCCGGGTGCCGTGCCGACCTGTGCTGAGGCCGGAGTTCTCGGTGTATTGCCGGGCGTGATCGGCAATTTGCAGGCCATGGAAGTCATCAAGCTCATAACGGGCATTGGCGAACCGCTGGTCGGAAGGCTCCTGCTTTACAACGCATTGAACGTGCGTTTTGAAACAATCCGATACAAGGCACGCAAACCCAAATGA
- a CDS encoding GNAT family N-acetyltransferase codes for MTEFRMTSIDADFGHWDELLKLIQSSFVYMDGIIDPPSSAHHLTIEALQGKAAVETGFAVFIGDALAGCVFIAEKENHFYLGKLAVAPAFEGRGIARQLMAKAEQQAVTRGKPVMELQVRIELERNHIVFGRLGYRKVAETCHPGFTRTTSITMRKEISRGTDINP; via the coding sequence ATGACAGAATTTCGCATGACATCCATCGACGCGGATTTTGGTCACTGGGACGAACTTTTGAAGCTCATTCAGAGCAGCTTCGTTTATATGGATGGCATTATCGATCCGCCATCGTCTGCGCATCATCTGACGATAGAGGCTCTTCAAGGGAAGGCAGCCGTAGAAACCGGCTTTGCAGTGTTCATCGGTGATGCTTTGGCTGGTTGTGTGTTCATCGCTGAGAAAGAAAATCATTTTTATCTCGGCAAGCTTGCTGTCGCACCTGCCTTTGAAGGCCGGGGTATTGCACGTCAGCTCATGGCAAAGGCCGAGCAGCAGGCAGTCACGCGCGGCAAACCTGTAATGGAACTGCAAGTGCGTATCGAGCTTGAACGCAATCACATTGTTTTCGGTAGGCTCGGCTATCGCAAAGTAGCCGAGACATGCCATCCCGGGTTTACAAGAACGACATCGATAACCATGCGTAAGGAGATCTCGCGTGGCACTGACATTAACCCATGA
- a CDS encoding aconitase X catalytic domain-containing protein, whose product MALTLTHEEQSIAAGEQGQGAAMAMRIVAETARLMGASRLIPIASAHIDGALYHGDSGTLFAERLVDGGARTKVRATLNVGSIDLTGCSRNLLPQHEADMARRMMRAYIKLGCEPTWTCAPYQAGHRPAKGTDVAWGESNAVVFCNSVLGARTNRYGDFLDIACAIAGRAPDYGLHRNENRRATVILDISAINPAFLQSEVAWPILGNLFGRSVGTSIGVVAGAGMRPDEDALKAFGAAAASVGSVGLFHVAGVTPEAPDLETAMQHQKPDGIIHVTQEMIEATRKRLSTVDHADSIDAVAIGSPHLSITEFDRLERAIAGRKLAVPLYACTGRHALVELEKNGRRALLEKAGVVIVADTCVVVTPIMPTKDDAVLMTNSGKFAHYAPGNTGYGVLYGSLEECVESAVAGRPIFERQAA is encoded by the coding sequence GTGGCACTGACATTAACCCATGAAGAGCAGTCGATAGCTGCCGGGGAACAGGGACAAGGGGCTGCGATGGCCATGCGCATCGTAGCCGAAACAGCGCGTTTGATGGGGGCATCGCGCCTCATCCCGATCGCGTCTGCACATATTGATGGTGCGCTCTATCACGGCGATAGCGGTACGCTGTTCGCTGAACGACTGGTTGATGGCGGTGCCAGAACCAAAGTGCGCGCCACCCTTAATGTGGGATCTATTGATCTCACCGGCTGTTCCCGCAATTTGTTGCCGCAACATGAGGCCGACATGGCCAGACGCATGATGCGGGCTTATATCAAGCTCGGATGCGAGCCGACATGGACCTGCGCGCCTTATCAGGCCGGACATCGTCCCGCAAAGGGAACAGACGTTGCATGGGGCGAGTCGAACGCCGTCGTATTCTGCAATTCCGTGCTTGGTGCCAGGACAAACCGCTACGGCGATTTTCTGGATATAGCTTGCGCTATTGCCGGACGCGCACCTGATTATGGTCTCCATCGAAACGAGAATCGTCGAGCGACGGTTATTCTCGATATTTCCGCAATTAATCCTGCTTTCCTTCAATCAGAGGTCGCGTGGCCGATTCTTGGCAATCTGTTTGGCCGGAGTGTTGGCACAAGTATCGGTGTTGTGGCTGGTGCGGGAATGCGTCCGGATGAAGATGCGCTGAAGGCCTTTGGAGCTGCGGCAGCCTCGGTGGGGTCTGTTGGCCTTTTCCACGTCGCGGGTGTGACCCCGGAAGCTCCCGACCTTGAAACAGCCATGCAGCATCAAAAGCCAGACGGCATCATTCATGTGACACAGGAAATGATCGAAGCCACCCGCAAACGTCTGTCGACGGTCGATCATGCGGATTCAATAGATGCGGTGGCGATTGGCAGCCCGCATCTGTCGATCACTGAATTTGACAGGCTCGAACGTGCAATCGCGGGTCGGAAGCTTGCCGTGCCGCTTTATGCTTGTACCGGGCGACATGCCCTTGTTGAGCTGGAAAAGAACGGACGCAGAGCGCTGCTTGAAAAGGCAGGCGTTGTCATCGTAGCGGATACTTGTGTTGTGGTGACGCCGATCATGCCAACAAAAGATGATGCGGTTCTGATGACCAATTCCGGCAAGTTCGCGCATTATGCGCCGGGTAATACCGGCTATGGCGTACTGTATGGCTCACTTGAGGAATGCGTTGAAAGTGCTGTCGCTGGTCGACCTATATTTGAGAGGCAGGCCGCATGA
- a CDS encoding DUF126 domain-containing protein, with translation MSTSNYMSSVLVAGKATEAHALVLSAPISFWGGVDPKTGRIADVRHPEHGQSISGYVLCLPGTIGSSSAAAVLLELVHAGLAPAAIILHEPDAILLLGLIVAREMGHDVPIAVEFDREKQKKLAGHRVTVGENGNISISA, from the coding sequence ATGAGTACCTCCAATTATATGTCATCGGTTCTGGTCGCGGGGAAGGCAACAGAAGCTCACGCACTGGTTTTGTCGGCTCCTATCAGCTTCTGGGGCGGAGTTGACCCCAAAACCGGACGGATTGCCGATGTCCGCCACCCGGAACACGGGCAGAGTATTTCGGGCTATGTGTTGTGTTTACCGGGAACGATCGGCTCGTCATCAGCCGCAGCAGTACTGCTCGAGCTGGTTCATGCCGGTTTGGCACCGGCCGCAATCATATTGCATGAACCCGATGCGATCCTGCTTCTCGGGCTTATTGTTGCACGCGAGATGGGACATGATGTTCCTATCGCAGTCGAGTTTGACCGGGAGAAGCAAAAGAAACTCGCCGGCCATCGGGTGACGGTCGGCGAGAATGGGAATATTTCGATCAGCGCCTAA
- a CDS encoding glyoxylate/hydroxypyruvate reductase A, with the protein MSKSGNILLSVTNWDPAIWIDSFKAHAPERNVVTERTENDPSIEYALVWKQKPGSLTNLPNLKVIFSLGAGVDHVFHDPHIPDVPLVRVISDDLTMRMTEYVVWQVLDHHRLGASYRKQQKNRVWHEDPRQPAAHEVTVGIMGLGVLGRDAAEKLKAIGFNVTGWSRRPQEIDGVQTFNGKEGFTRFLKTADIFVCLLPLTPDTKGILSMTMFAQLKSDGPLGAPVLINAGRGGLQNEADILAALDRGLLSAVTLDVFNQEPLPTDSPLWAHPKVTITPHAAASSSATAIVPQIIRQIEAFERDGTLENVVDRATQY; encoded by the coding sequence ATGAGCAAAAGCGGCAATATCTTACTCTCCGTGACCAATTGGGACCCGGCCATCTGGATCGATAGCTTCAAGGCCCATGCGCCTGAACGCAATGTCGTGACAGAACGTACAGAAAATGATCCAAGCATCGAATACGCGCTTGTCTGGAAGCAAAAGCCCGGTTCGCTGACCAATCTTCCAAATCTCAAAGTGATATTCTCGCTGGGGGCTGGCGTCGATCATGTCTTTCATGATCCGCATATTCCGGACGTACCGCTGGTACGGGTCATTTCAGATGATCTCACCATGCGCATGACCGAATATGTGGTCTGGCAGGTGCTTGATCATCATCGCCTTGGCGCAAGCTACCGCAAGCAGCAGAAGAATCGCGTCTGGCATGAAGACCCACGCCAGCCAGCAGCCCATGAAGTGACTGTCGGCATTATGGGATTGGGTGTCTTGGGCCGTGATGCAGCAGAAAAGCTCAAAGCGATTGGTTTCAATGTTACCGGATGGAGTCGCCGTCCGCAGGAGATCGACGGCGTTCAGACCTTCAACGGCAAGGAAGGCTTTACACGCTTCCTCAAGACCGCCGATATCTTCGTCTGTCTTCTGCCTTTGACGCCGGACACCAAGGGCATTCTGTCCATGACGATGTTTGCGCAATTGAAAAGCGACGGTCCGCTGGGCGCGCCTGTGCTGATCAACGCAGGTCGTGGTGGCTTGCAGAACGAAGCTGATATTCTTGCAGCTCTTGATCGTGGCCTGCTTTCGGCGGTCACGCTCGATGTGTTCAACCAGGAACCGCTGCCCACTGATAGCCCGCTCTGGGCGCATCCGAAGGTAACGATCACGCCACATGCGGCTGCAAGCTCCTCGGCAACCGCAATTGTTCCGCAGATTATCCGCCAGATCGAAGCGTTTGAACGCGACGGAACGCTCGAAAACGTGGTTGACCGCGCCACGCAATATTAG
- a CDS encoding ABC transporter ATP-binding protein: MNKPLLSVRDLSVAFRQNGEERISVDRVSFDIAEGETIALVGESGSGKSVSALSILKLLPYPAASHPSGEILFNGKDLMKASEPELRRVRGNDVTMIFQEPMTSLNPLHTVERQIGEILKMHQGMSDQAARKRTLELLEEVGIREPEKRLQSFPHQLSGGQRQRVMIAMALANKPKLLIADEPTTALDVTVQAQILKLLADLKEAQGMSMLFITHDLGIVRKIADRVCVMSKGKIVETGPTKEIFDNPQHEYTKHLLAAEPKGEPPLADLSAKTVMEGKDVRVWFPIKKGFLRKTVDHVKAVDGIDVELRAGQTLGVVGESGSGKTTLGLALSRMISSKGEIRFDGRDIAKFSFKDMRPLRREMQIVFQDPFGSLSPRMTIADIIAEGLLVHEPKLSADDRDERVVSALKEVNLDPESRFRYPHEFSGGQRQRIAIARAMVLNPKFVMLDEPTSALDMSVQAQVVDLLRALQKKHDLAYLFISHDLKVVRALANDVLVMRNGKAVEYGTSKEVFANPKTEYTKALMAAAFHMEATTLGGVKQ; this comes from the coding sequence ATGAATAAGCCTTTGCTTTCCGTCCGCGATCTTTCCGTCGCCTTCCGCCAGAATGGTGAAGAACGCATTTCCGTCGACCGCGTTTCCTTCGATATCGCCGAAGGTGAAACAATTGCACTGGTTGGTGAGTCTGGTTCCGGCAAGTCCGTTTCAGCACTCTCCATCCTGAAGCTTTTGCCCTATCCGGCTGCAAGCCACCCATCCGGGGAAATTCTCTTCAACGGCAAAGACCTGATGAAGGCTTCCGAGCCTGAGTTGCGGCGCGTGCGCGGCAACGATGTCACCATGATCTTTCAGGAGCCGATGACCTCGCTTAATCCGTTGCATACGGTGGAGCGACAGATCGGTGAAATTCTGAAGATGCATCAGGGCATGAGCGATCAGGCAGCACGCAAGCGGACGCTGGAATTGCTGGAAGAAGTGGGCATCCGTGAGCCGGAAAAACGCCTGCAATCCTTTCCACATCAGCTTTCGGGTGGCCAGCGCCAGCGCGTGATGATTGCCATGGCGCTTGCCAACAAGCCAAAGCTGCTGATCGCTGATGAGCCAACCACAGCACTCGACGTCACGGTGCAGGCGCAAATCCTGAAGCTTCTTGCAGACCTAAAAGAAGCACAGGGCATGTCGATGCTCTTTATCACCCATGACCTCGGCATCGTTCGCAAAATCGCCGACCGGGTTTGCGTGATGAGCAAAGGCAAGATTGTCGAGACTGGGCCGACCAAGGAAATCTTCGATAATCCGCAACACGAATATACCAAGCATCTGCTTGCCGCAGAGCCAAAGGGCGAGCCACCACTGGCCGATCTCTCTGCCAAGACAGTGATGGAAGGCAAGGATGTCCGCGTCTGGTTCCCGATCAAAAAGGGCTTCCTGCGTAAGACAGTCGATCATGTGAAGGCCGTAGATGGCATTGATGTGGAACTGCGCGCGGGACAGACGCTGGGTGTCGTGGGTGAGTCCGGTTCCGGCAAGACGACGCTTGGGCTGGCCCTGTCGCGCATGATCTCATCCAAGGGCGAAATCCGCTTCGACGGACGCGATATTGCGAAGTTCAGCTTCAAGGATATGCGCCCGCTCCGCCGTGAAATGCAGATCGTCTTTCAGGACCCGTTCGGCTCATTAAGCCCGCGTATGACCATCGCAGATATCATCGCTGAAGGTCTGCTGGTGCATGAGCCGAAGCTTTCCGCTGATGATCGCGACGAGCGCGTTGTGTCCGCGCTCAAAGAAGTGAACCTTGATCCTGAAAGTCGCTTTCGTTACCCGCACGAGTTTTCCGGCGGTCAGCGCCAACGCATTGCCATCGCACGCGCCATGGTACTCAATCCGAAATTCGTAATGCTGGATGAGCCAACTTCGGCGCTCGACATGAGCGTACAGGCGCAGGTGGTTGATCTTTTGCGCGCATTGCAGAAGAAGCATGATCTCGCTTATCTTTTCATAAGCCACGATCTGAAAGTAGTGCGGGCACTGGCCAATGATGTGCTGGTGATGCGCAATGGCAAGGCAGTCGAATACGGAACGTCGAAGGAAGTCTTTGCCAATCCGAAAACGGAATATACCAAGGCACTGATGGCAGCAGCCTTCCACATGGAGGCAACCACTTTGGGAGGAGTGAAACAATGA
- a CDS encoding ABC transporter permease → MTDATFSPQAKPVKRPFLSPLNRRRWQNFKANKRGYWSLWIFLVLLVAAICSEFIANDRPILVSYKGELLTPVFVDYPEEKFGGFYAVTDYRDPVIQDEIKNNGWAIWPPVRYSYNTVNNEIPEAAPSKPTWLYTAEQRCQRYPDGINDPNCIVGNWNWLGTDDQARDVFARALYGFRISVMFGLILTFFSAIIGVTAGAVQGYFGGWVDLIFQRVIEIWSSIPVLYLLLIIAAILPPGFWVLLGIMLLFSWVAFVGVVRAEFLRARNFEYVNAARALGVKNGTIMWRHLLPNAMVATLTFLPFILNGSITTLTALDFLGFGLPPGSASLGELLAQGKNNLQAPWLGITGFVVISVMLSLLIFIGEATRDAFDPRKAFQ, encoded by the coding sequence ATGACAGACGCCACTTTTTCCCCTCAAGCCAAGCCGGTAAAGCGCCCGTTTCTTTCACCGCTCAATCGTCGTCGCTGGCAGAATTTCAAAGCCAACAAGCGCGGTTACTGGTCGCTGTGGATTTTCCTCGTGCTTCTTGTGGCAGCGATCTGTTCCGAGTTTATCGCTAACGACCGCCCGATCCTCGTTTCCTACAAAGGCGAGCTGCTCACGCCGGTTTTTGTCGATTATCCGGAAGAAAAATTCGGAGGCTTTTACGCCGTCACCGATTACCGCGACCCGGTTATTCAGGATGAAATCAAGAATAATGGCTGGGCAATCTGGCCACCCGTTCGGTATTCCTACAACACCGTCAACAACGAGATTCCAGAAGCAGCACCTTCAAAGCCTACATGGCTTTATACGGCAGAACAGCGTTGCCAGCGTTACCCGGACGGTATCAACGACCCGAACTGCATCGTCGGCAACTGGAACTGGCTCGGCACTGATGATCAGGCCCGCGATGTCTTTGCCCGCGCGCTTTATGGCTTCCGCATCTCGGTGATGTTCGGTCTGATCCTCACCTTCTTCTCCGCCATCATCGGCGTGACAGCTGGTGCTGTGCAGGGCTATTTCGGCGGTTGGGTCGATCTTATCTTCCAGCGCGTGATCGAAATCTGGTCTTCGATTCCGGTGCTTTATCTGCTGCTGATTATCGCTGCGATACTACCGCCCGGATTCTGGGTATTGCTGGGCATTATGTTGCTGTTTTCATGGGTCGCCTTTGTTGGCGTGGTGCGTGCTGAATTCCTGCGTGCCAGAAACTTTGAATATGTGAATGCAGCCCGTGCACTCGGCGTGAAGAATGGCACAATCATGTGGCGACATCTTTTGCCCAACGCGATGGTCGCAACGCTTACCTTCCTGCCGTTCATTCTCAATGGTTCGATCACGACGCTGACAGCGCTCGACTTCCTTGGCTTCGGTTTGCCGCCAGGCTCGGCCTCGCTTGGCGAATTGCTTGCGCAGGGCAAGAACAATCTTCAAGCCCCATGGCTTGGCATTACAGGCTTTGTGGTTATCTCGGTCATGCTGTCGCTGTTGATCTTCATCGGCGAAGCCACCCGTGACGCATTTGATCCACGAAAGGCATTTCAATGA
- a CDS encoding microcin C ABC transporter permease YejB: protein MGAYILRRLLLMIPTILGIMAISFAVVQFAPGGPVERVIAQLSGQGGDALDRLSGGGGDFGQNNLDSGSSNSKYRGAQGLDPQFIADLEKQFGFDKPPLERFGQMLWNYMRFDFGRSYFRDISVIDLIKEKMAVSISLGLWLTFLSYLISIPLGIRKAIKEGTRFDTWTSAIIIVGYAIPSFLFAILLIVLFAGGSFFDWFPLRGLTSPDFAQMSVLGKIGDYLWHMVLPVTALVLSAFATTTLLTKNSFLEEIRKQYVTTARAKGLTEHQVLYRHVFRNAMLIVIAGFPGAFISAFFTGSLLIETIFSLDGLGLLGYQSIINRDYPVVFASLFIFSLIGLLVGLLSDLMYTWIDPRIDFDRRDV, encoded by the coding sequence ATGGGCGCTTATATTTTACGCCGCCTGCTTTTGATGATCCCGACCATTCTCGGCATCATGGCCATATCCTTCGCCGTTGTTCAGTTTGCTCCCGGCGGGCCTGTTGAGCGTGTGATTGCACAGCTTTCCGGTCAGGGCGGCGATGCTCTTGACCGACTTTCGGGCGGTGGCGGTGATTTTGGCCAAAACAACCTCGATAGTGGTTCATCCAACTCGAAATATCGCGGTGCGCAGGGACTCGACCCCCAGTTCATTGCCGATCTTGAAAAGCAGTTCGGCTTCGATAAGCCTCCCCTCGAGCGCTTCGGACAGATGCTCTGGAACTATATGCGCTTCGATTTTGGCCGCAGCTATTTTCGCGACATCAGCGTGATCGACCTCATCAAAGAGAAAATGGCGGTTTCCATCTCGCTCGGACTGTGGCTCACCTTCCTGTCCTATCTGATCTCGATCCCGCTTGGCATTCGCAAGGCGATCAAGGAAGGCACCCGCTTCGACACATGGACCAGCGCCATCATCATCGTCGGCTATGCTATTCCGAGCTTCCTGTTCGCCATCCTGCTGATTGTACTTTTTGCCGGTGGTTCGTTTTTCGACTGGTTCCCGCTCCGTGGCCTCACCTCGCCTGATTTTGCGCAAATGTCGGTATTGGGAAAGATCGGCGATTATCTCTGGCACATGGTTCTGCCCGTAACAGCTCTGGTCCTGTCGGCCTTTGCCACCACAACCCTTCTGACCAAGAACTCGTTTCTGGAAGAAATCCGCAAACAATATGTGACCACGGCACGCGCCAAGGGACTGACCGAACATCAGGTGCTTTACCGCCATGTGTTCCGCAATGCCATGCTGATCGTAATTGCTGGTTTTCCGGGCGCCTTCATCTCGGCATTCTTCACTGGCTCACTGCTGATCGAAACGATCTTCTCGCTCGATGGTCTGGGGCTTCTTGGCTATCAGTCGATCATCAACCGCGATTATCCGGTAGTGTTTGCCAGCCTGTTTATTTTCTCGCTGATCGGGCTTTTGGTCGGGCTTTTGTCTGATCTTATGTACACATGGATTGATCCGCGCATCGACTTTGACCGGAGGGACGTGTGA